A genomic window from Leptotrichia sp. OH3620_COT-345 includes:
- a CDS encoding ABC transporter ATP-binding protein, with translation LDNSEFLLNAKDEYNRNELLKDYNSGKYRDKGLVNNPKVNIGISPYERKENTGVSDINSYLRKLRIGVER, from the coding sequence TTGGATAATAGTGAATTTCTATTGAATGCGAAAGATGAATATAATAGAAATGAGCTGTTAAAGGATTATAATAGTGGGAAATATCGAGACAAAGGATTAGTAAATAATCCAAAAGTTAATATAGGAATATCTCCATATGAAAGAAAAGAAAATACAGGAGTATCGGATATAAACAGCTATTTAAGAAAATTAAGAATAGGAGTTGAAAGATAA